The proteins below are encoded in one region of Salvelinus alpinus chromosome 27, SLU_Salpinus.1, whole genome shotgun sequence:
- the LOC139556175 gene encoding uncharacterized protein isoform X2, giving the protein MSRRHATEFQGASPSLPLPPDHVLNSGAVVFPGAFDQYGCPLVMFPVDSHGSLSDLNKSEVVDFIHYFLCLYNKKQEKESMGSVVADLRQATLNTTRFIAETLLLLELHRRTVHTVYIIQPKKKDVLKLLLKLLVPSKSYVAPFKRVLLKGVFDLSNYIDRSQLTASLGGYLVYCHRSWVTFIKEIDGFVQEFLSVVQRLPSSISTLQTLSRQPVPSAFTELKAFCYTNESKFQMLRRELGLDELLRHCECVVEKMRYPEKNSCYHAMAGTALFTNTAFDMLQNYSRITVAVEKIELLWQQAFSKAHLQLQVFQLCNEAQQITEQIKSLQNEKLQPYRIEISKDARRAEMLTSEFEASIYTPAMALVRCSEDVIHTLAEILPPGDVQTREEWVQDLDRLKENFHAAVELPHQTLRAVSDFYHYYKKANSWYNIVLCENFLQDLLWGVNYDRLPRRLHPLEMHCPVPVWRQAVCDFLRNNPSPDMEDLVQLAHLANVIPDAQLQQTGKQLSQRCMNLCKLLTCPGVVPINDLQSALQWQYEFLRASHREGPVPHTNLASGTLPTACLNIPDVTFSHSRTSCSRSDCHTKDNMHSHGSLSNLKHHQAPLGTSPSSAVSGAVSAVGKPPSLSSFDSGFDGAGSGHMETGAVREGWEGLSRVPGTRDSFRPITRQPQIHEENISSVSDVEDCREEFDFGSVGSTSRANIQIIPKITVDSMHFEIKLKRSATLPHNPWLSLPVEDLENSYTVTITQNPSQSPQLRDVKSPNPSECSHHSDQLSNWSRDQPTQTEVQTNPQSRGAQPSDSILQAQDSFDDSELSAIRDPLSSTITDARDGPNYTAESSPTLLWDTYDFHDPKQDRCERITSSMTEVSLNDWDLKEQEGLRKVEEILDRAAGILEEEENVMVQEQMLAVLLKTERTSKPWESWGSEAQMSSSDLKAHGVLSLDDSLASADTDNQSECRSPEATSETVASEHSMGHNGRLTETGLTGLMCPQSSRGELLKELRGLHVLDELIMEESLKIHQLRRAEKQCLDEKPTQSVVSRSTSKERQEFLLELEREKREVEGMENTLDKEMTKECQLKRMSRTRKVVKCSVMERTSKLKNLEDRALCDNLISDNRSQHHNVKHLPSLPQDSINLDPNESLSITATPCPDYAKTPLSQTCVQSVNGQSPHGDANISGCGDAMVEVDTPSYCDLTEQNSPQDLTLPQITSDPNESIEEVGIQSHEGTEKDFRSGEAFQSCTPETTSFICDMCPEHGAFDPGANANNPPVPKPRKASVPVNDEGQELKIPTEPMYRTHCPDSDSDPNPRLTPQVALNTHPKPKERNLKPTNSYPVLSQDVNKHRSDNNDNPFADQQASLCNNPLEFHEQSTLGGCSMGSTLTLVDSDCVQIEIHCSQKSEDVLLTHLGSNSEEPSRMSAEVTSGSCEPSGADEWREVEVSDGFQRCGTARRSPVNQPNHHIPTRDMTNFKTPIVLDTGSGLMKAGFADQDLPNTIFPNIIGLPKYEEIMNGYLERENYIGHEAQHMRGVLALKYPMKNGIIRNWDEMEKIWHHTFQQLHVEPDDHPVLLTEAAMNPLENRQRMVELMFERFNVPLTYVAMQAVLALYAAGRTTGVVFDSGDGVSHSVPVFEGYCLPHAVQRCTLAGHDVTMHLKKLLQEQGFCMRTSAEMEIVREMKEKCCRVSQDYESELTCGGSASSAMYYTMPDGQVVHLGTERFRAPEILFKPELIGRDHYGMHESIFKSILNSDIDLRRSFLGNIVLSGGNTLLAGLPERLQSEIRTMVPTDLGECVRVTSPKDRDFSVWSGGAVLANLSSFASAWISQEEYEEYGPQIVFRKCF; this is encoded by the exons ATGAGCCGCCGCCACGCAACAG AATTCCAAGGGGCCTCCCCCTCCCTACCGCTGCCTCCAGATCATGTGTTGAACTCGGGAGCAGTAGTTTTCCCGG GTGCCTTTGATCAGTATGGCTGTCCTCTGGTCATGTTCCCTGTGGATTCTCATGGCAGTCTTTCAGATCTAAACAAATCTGAAGTGGTTGACTTCATACACTACTTTCTCTGTTTGTACAA TAAGAAACAGGAGAAGGAGAGCATGGGTTCAGTTGTGGCTGATTTGAGACAAGCCACTCTTAATACAACAAGGTTCATTGCTGAAACTCTTCTTCTCCTTGAG CTTCATAGGAGGACAGTGCACACTGTATACATAATTCAACCGAAAAAGAAAGATGTTCTGAAACTATTGTTGAAACTGCTGGTACCATCAAAGTCTTATGTTGCTCCCTTTAAG AGAGTTCTGCTGAAAGGGGTCTTTGACCTCTCCAactacattgatagaagccagtTGACTGCATCTTTAGGAGGCTACCTGGTTTACTGTCATCGGAGTTGGGTTACCTTTATCAAG GAGATAGATGGCTTTGTCCAGGAGTTTCTCTCGGTGGTTCAGAGGCTCCcgtcctccatctccactctgcAGACCCTCTCCAGACAGCCTGTCCCCTCTGCCTTCACTGAGCTGAAGGCCTTCTGTTACACCAACGAGTCCAAGTTCCAAATGCTTCGGCG GGAGCTGGGGTTGGATGAGCTGCTGAGGCACTGTGAGTGTGTGGTGGAGAAGATGCGCTACCCTGAGAAGAACTCGTGCTATCACGCCATGGCCGGGACAGCCCTCTTCACCAACACAGCCTTCGACATGCTGCAGAACtacagcag GATAACTGTGGCTGTGGAAAAAATTGAGTTGCTGTGGCAACAGGCCTTTTCCAAGGCCCACCTCCAGCTACAGGTCTTCCAGCTGTGTAATGAGGCACAGCAG ATAACAGAACAGATTAAAAGCCTTCAGAACGAGAAGCTCCAGCCTTACAGAATAGAGATCTCTAAAGATGCCAGAAGGGCTGAGATGTTAACGTCAGAATTTGAGGCATCGATCTATACCCCTGCCATG GCCCTGGTTCGCTGTTCTGAAGATGTGATCCACACATTAGCTGAGATTCTGCCTCCTGGTGATGTCCAGACCAGGGAAGAGTGGGTGCAGGATCTGGACAGACTGAAGGAGAACTTCCACGCTGCTGTAGAGCTCCCTCATCAGACCCTCCGAGCAGTCTCTGacttctaccactactacaaAAAA GCCAATAGTTGGTACAACATAGTCCTGTGTGAGAACTTTCTCCAAGACCTTCTGTGGGGTGTGAACTATGACCGCCTCCCCAGGCGGCTCCACCCGCTGGAGATGCATTGCCCTGTCCCTGTGTGGAGGCAGGCAGTCTGTGACTTCCTGAGAAACAACCCCTCCCCGGACATGGAGGACCTGGTCCAGCTTGCTCACCTGGCCAACGTCATCCCTGACGCCCAGCTACAGCAGACTGGCAAACAGCTGTCACAAAG ATGCATGAAtctgtgtaaacttctgacctgtCCAGGTGTAGTACCTATCAACGACCTCCAGTCGGCGCTGCAGTGGCAGTATGAGTTTCTGAGAGCCAGCCACAGGGAAGGACCTGTGCCACACACTAACCTGGCCTCAGGTACTCTGCCTACAGCCTGTCTCAACATTCCAGATGTGACGTTTAGTCACAGTAGAACCTCTTGTTCCAGATCCGACTGCCACACTAAGGACAACATGCACAGCCACGGCTCTCTCTCCAACCTCAAGCACCATCAGGCCCCTCTGGGTACGTCTCCCTCCAGTGCCGTCTCTGGGGCGGTGTCTGCTGTGGGGAAGCCTCCCTCCCTCAGCTCCTTTGACTCTGGCTTTGATGGAGCAGGAAGCGGCCACATGGAGACTGGAGCTGTGCGAGAGGGATGGGAGGGGCTGTCCAGGGTACCAGGCACCAGGGACTCCTTCAGGCCCATCACCAGGCAGCCCCAGATCCACGAGGAGAACATCTCCAGCGTGTCTGACGTTGAGGACTGCAGGGAGGAGTTTGACTTTGGATCTGTGGGCAGCACCTCAAGGGCCAACATTCAGATCATCCCAAAGATAACTGTGGACTCGATGCATTTTGAGATCAAGCTGAAGCGTTCGGCTACCCTGCCCCATAATCCATGGCTCAGTCTGCCTGTGGAAGACCTTGAGAACTCCTACACGGTCACCATCACTCAGAACCCATCACAGTCACCACAGCTGCGTGACGTCAAGAGCCCAAACCCTTCAGAGTGCTCCCACCACAGCGACCAATTATCCAACTGGTCCAGAGACCAGCCCACACAGACGGAGGTACAAACCAACCCTCAGAGCAGAGGGGCACAGCCCAGCGACAGTATCCTACAGGCACAGGACAGCTTTGATGACTCGGAACTGAGTGCCATTCGGGATCCCCTTTCCAGCACCATCACAGATGCAAGAGATGGGCCCAACTACACTGCAGAGAGCAGCCCCACTCTACTCTGGGATACGTATGACTTTCACGACCCCAAACAGGACCGCTGTGAAAG GATAACCAGCTCCATGACTGAAGTCTCGTTAAATGACTGGGACCTGAAGGAGCAGGAGGGTCTCAGGAAGGTAGAGGAGATCTTGGACCGTGCAGCTGGAATACTAGAG GAGGAAGAGAATGTGATGGTACAGGAGCAGATGTTGGCTGTCCTTCTGAAGACTGAGCGCACGAGCAAACCGTGGGAATCATGGGGCAGTGAGGCGCAG ATGTCCTCCAGTGACCTAAAGGCACATGGTGTCCTGAGCCTTGATGACAGTCTTGCCTCTGCAGACACTGATAACCAGAGTGAATGCAGGTCACCAGAGGCAACCAGTGAAACTGTGGCCTCAGAACACAGCATGGGCCACAATGGACGGCTGACGGAGACTGGGTTGACTGGTCTGATGTGCCCTCAAAGCAGCAGGGGAGAGTTGCTGAAGGAGCTGAGAGGACTGCACGTTCTGGATGAGCTCATCATGGAGGAGAGCCTCAAGATCCACCAGCTTCGACGGGCTGAGAAGCAGTGCCTTGATGAAAAGCCCACTCAATCAGTGGTTTCCCGAAGTACGAGCAAGGAGAGGCAGGAGTTTCTATTAGAactagagagggagaaaagggaaGTGGAGGGGATGGAAAATACCCTAGACAAAGAGATGACCAAAGAATGTCAACTCAAGAGGATGAGCAGAACCAGGAAAGTAGTGAAATGCTCAGTAATGGAAAGGACTTCTAAACTTAAAAACTTGGAGGACCGTGCACTCTGTGATAATCTTATATCAGACAATAGGAGCCAACACCACAACGTAAAGCACTTGCCATCCTTACCCCAAGACTCCATAAACCTGGATCCTAATGAATCCCTCAGTATTACTGCAACCCCATGTCCAGATTATGCCAAAACCCCTCTATCACAAACATGTGTTCAAAGTGTAAATGGTCAGTCCCCACATGGTGACGCTAATATATCCGGCTGTGGTGATGCAATGGTAGAAGTCGACACCCCCAGCTACTGTGATCTTACTGAGCAAAATTCACCACAAGATTTAACTCTACCACAAATCACTTCTGATCCCAATGAATCTATTGAAGAGGTTGGAATCCAAAGCCATGAGGGTACAGAGAAAGATTTTAGATCTGGGGAAGCTTTTCAAAGTTGCACACCAGAGACTACCTCCTTTATATGTGACATGTGCCCTGAACATGGAGCATTTGACCCAGGTGCTAATGCCAACAACCCCCCTGTGCCTAAACCAAGAAAGGCATCCGTTCCTGTGAATGATGAAGGTCAAGAACTCAAAATTCCAACTGAACCCATGTATAGAACTCACTGCCCTGATAGTGATTCAGACCCTAACCCTAGGCTCACACCTCAAGTTGCGCTCAATACTCATCCGAAGCCTAAAGAGCGAAACCTCAAACCTACAAACAGTTATCCTGTTCTGAGTCAAGATGTGAATAAACACAGAAGCGACAACAATGACAACCCCTTCGCCGATCAACAGGCATCCTTATGTAATAACCCTTTGGAGTTCCATGAACAGTCAACGCTAGGTGGCTGCTCTATGGGATCAACATTGACACTTGTTGACTCTGACTGTGTTCAGATAGAAATCCACTGCTCCCAGAAATCTGAGGATGTGTTATTAACACATTTGGGGTCTAATTCTGAAGAGCCATCTCGTATGTCTGCTGAAGTAACATCTGGATCATGTGAACCAAGCGGAGCTGATGAGTGGAGAGAAGTAGAGGTCTCTGATGGGTTTCAGAGGTGTGGTACTGCCAGGAGATCACCTGTCAATCAACCCAATCACCACATCCCCACCAGAGAC atgACCAATTTCAAGACCCCTATTGTGCTGGACACAGGGTCTGGTTTGATGAAAGCGGGGTTTGCAGATCAGGACCTCCCGAATACTATATTCCCAAATATTATTGGGCTGCCAAAATACGAG GAAATAATGAATGGCTACTTGGAACGGGAGAACTATATTGGACATGAGGCTCAACATATGAGAGGAGTCCTGGCACTGAAGTATCCCATGAAGAACGGAATTATACGCAACTGGGATGAAATGGAAAAG ATTTGGCACCACACATTCCAGCAGTTGCATGTGGAACCAGACGATCACCCTGTCCTACTGACCGAGGCAGCCATGAACCCACTGGAGAACCGTCAGCGCATGGTGGAACTCATGTTTGAGCGCTTCAATGTTCCACTCACCTACGTGGCCATGCAGGCGGTGCTGGCACTTTACGCAGCAGGGAGAACCACAG GTGTAGTGTTTGACTCTGGGGATGGAGTGAGCCATAGTGTGCCAGTGTTTGAGGGATACTGTCTACCACACGCAGTGCAGCGCTGCACCTTGGCTGGCCATGATGTTACAATGCACCTTAAAAAG CTTCTGCAGGAGCAGGGGTTCTGCATGCGCACTTCTGCCGAGATGGAGATTGTGAGGGAGATGAAGGAGAAATGCTGCCGGGTGTCCCAGGACTATGAATCTGAGCTAACCTGTGGAGGGTCGGCCAGCAGTGCGATGTATTACACCATGCCTGATGGACAAGTCGTCCACCTTGGCACAGAGCGGTTCAG GGCTCCTGAGATTCTGTTTAAGCCAGAGCTGATTGGACGAGACCATTACGGGATGCATGAGAGTATTTTCAAGTCTATCCTTAATTCAGACATTGACCTCCGGCGGAGTTTTTTGGGGAACATTGTCCTATCAG GTGGAAATACCCTGTTGGCTGGCCTGCCTGAGCGGCTTCAGAGTGAAATTAGAACCATGGTGCCTACAGATTTGGGGGAGTGTGTTCGGGTGACAAGCCCTAAGGACAGAGATTTCTCTGTATGGAGCGGAGGTGCAGTGCTGGCCAACTTGTCTTCCTTTGCCTCGGCCTGGATCAGCCAAGAGGAATATGAGGAATATGGCCCCCAGATTGTTTTCAGGAAGTGCTTCTGA
- the LOC139556175 gene encoding uncharacterized protein isoform X1, protein MSRRHATEFQGASPSLPLPPDHVLNSGAVVFPGAFDQYGCPLVMFPVDSHGSLSDLNKSEVVDFIHYFLCLYNKKQEKESMGSVVADLRQATLNTTRFIAETLLLLELHRRTVHTVYIIQPKKKDVLKLLLKLLVPSKSYVAPFKRVLLKGVFDLSNYIDRSQLTASLGGYLVYCHRSWVTFIKEIDGFVQEFLSVVQRLPSSISTLQTLSRQPVPSAFTELKAFCYTNESKFQMLRRELGLDELLRHCECVVEKMRYPEKNSCYHAMAGTALFTNTAFDMLQNYSRITVAVEKIELLWQQAFSKAHLQLQVFQLCNEAQQITEQIKSLQNEKLQPYRIEISKDARRAEMLTSEFEASIYTPAMALVRCSEDVIHTLAEILPPGDVQTREEWVQDLDRLKENFHAAVELPHQTLRAVSDFYHYYKKANSWYNIVLCENFLQDLLWGVNYDRLPRRLHPLEMHCPVPVWRQAVCDFLRNNPSPDMEDLVQLAHLANVIPDAQLQQTGKQLSQRCMNLCKLLTCPGVVPINDLQSALQWQYEFLRASHREGPVPHTNLASGTLPTACLNIPDVTFSHSRTSCSRSDCHTKDNMHSHGSLSNLKHHQAPLGTSPSSAVSGAVSAVGKPPSLSSFDSGFDGAGSGHMETGAVREGWEGLSRVPGTRDSFRPITRQPQIHEENISSVSDVEDCREEFDFGSVGSTSRANIQIIPKITVDSMHFEIKLKRSATLPHNPWLSLPVEDLENSYTVTITQNPSQSPQLRDVKSPNPSECSHHSDQLSNWSRDQPTQTEVQTNPQSRGAQPSDSILQAQDSFDDSELSAIRDPLSSTITDARDGPNYTAESSPTLLWDTYDFHDPKQDRCERITSSMTEVSLNDWDLKEQEGLRKVEEILDRAAGILEEEENVMVQEQMLAVLLKTERTSKPWESWGSEAQVSVMSSSDLKAHGVLSLDDSLASADTDNQSECRSPEATSETVASEHSMGHNGRLTETGLTGLMCPQSSRGELLKELRGLHVLDELIMEESLKIHQLRRAEKQCLDEKPTQSVVSRSTSKERQEFLLELEREKREVEGMENTLDKEMTKECQLKRMSRTRKVVKCSVMERTSKLKNLEDRALCDNLISDNRSQHHNVKHLPSLPQDSINLDPNESLSITATPCPDYAKTPLSQTCVQSVNGQSPHGDANISGCGDAMVEVDTPSYCDLTEQNSPQDLTLPQITSDPNESIEEVGIQSHEGTEKDFRSGEAFQSCTPETTSFICDMCPEHGAFDPGANANNPPVPKPRKASVPVNDEGQELKIPTEPMYRTHCPDSDSDPNPRLTPQVALNTHPKPKERNLKPTNSYPVLSQDVNKHRSDNNDNPFADQQASLCNNPLEFHEQSTLGGCSMGSTLTLVDSDCVQIEIHCSQKSEDVLLTHLGSNSEEPSRMSAEVTSGSCEPSGADEWREVEVSDGFQRCGTARRSPVNQPNHHIPTRDMTNFKTPIVLDTGSGLMKAGFADQDLPNTIFPNIIGLPKYEEIMNGYLERENYIGHEAQHMRGVLALKYPMKNGIIRNWDEMEKIWHHTFQQLHVEPDDHPVLLTEAAMNPLENRQRMVELMFERFNVPLTYVAMQAVLALYAAGRTTGVVFDSGDGVSHSVPVFEGYCLPHAVQRCTLAGHDVTMHLKKLLQEQGFCMRTSAEMEIVREMKEKCCRVSQDYESELTCGGSASSAMYYTMPDGQVVHLGTERFRAPEILFKPELIGRDHYGMHESIFKSILNSDIDLRRSFLGNIVLSGGNTLLAGLPERLQSEIRTMVPTDLGECVRVTSPKDRDFSVWSGGAVLANLSSFASAWISQEEYEEYGPQIVFRKCF, encoded by the exons ATGAGCCGCCGCCACGCAACAG AATTCCAAGGGGCCTCCCCCTCCCTACCGCTGCCTCCAGATCATGTGTTGAACTCGGGAGCAGTAGTTTTCCCGG GTGCCTTTGATCAGTATGGCTGTCCTCTGGTCATGTTCCCTGTGGATTCTCATGGCAGTCTTTCAGATCTAAACAAATCTGAAGTGGTTGACTTCATACACTACTTTCTCTGTTTGTACAA TAAGAAACAGGAGAAGGAGAGCATGGGTTCAGTTGTGGCTGATTTGAGACAAGCCACTCTTAATACAACAAGGTTCATTGCTGAAACTCTTCTTCTCCTTGAG CTTCATAGGAGGACAGTGCACACTGTATACATAATTCAACCGAAAAAGAAAGATGTTCTGAAACTATTGTTGAAACTGCTGGTACCATCAAAGTCTTATGTTGCTCCCTTTAAG AGAGTTCTGCTGAAAGGGGTCTTTGACCTCTCCAactacattgatagaagccagtTGACTGCATCTTTAGGAGGCTACCTGGTTTACTGTCATCGGAGTTGGGTTACCTTTATCAAG GAGATAGATGGCTTTGTCCAGGAGTTTCTCTCGGTGGTTCAGAGGCTCCcgtcctccatctccactctgcAGACCCTCTCCAGACAGCCTGTCCCCTCTGCCTTCACTGAGCTGAAGGCCTTCTGTTACACCAACGAGTCCAAGTTCCAAATGCTTCGGCG GGAGCTGGGGTTGGATGAGCTGCTGAGGCACTGTGAGTGTGTGGTGGAGAAGATGCGCTACCCTGAGAAGAACTCGTGCTATCACGCCATGGCCGGGACAGCCCTCTTCACCAACACAGCCTTCGACATGCTGCAGAACtacagcag GATAACTGTGGCTGTGGAAAAAATTGAGTTGCTGTGGCAACAGGCCTTTTCCAAGGCCCACCTCCAGCTACAGGTCTTCCAGCTGTGTAATGAGGCACAGCAG ATAACAGAACAGATTAAAAGCCTTCAGAACGAGAAGCTCCAGCCTTACAGAATAGAGATCTCTAAAGATGCCAGAAGGGCTGAGATGTTAACGTCAGAATTTGAGGCATCGATCTATACCCCTGCCATG GCCCTGGTTCGCTGTTCTGAAGATGTGATCCACACATTAGCTGAGATTCTGCCTCCTGGTGATGTCCAGACCAGGGAAGAGTGGGTGCAGGATCTGGACAGACTGAAGGAGAACTTCCACGCTGCTGTAGAGCTCCCTCATCAGACCCTCCGAGCAGTCTCTGacttctaccactactacaaAAAA GCCAATAGTTGGTACAACATAGTCCTGTGTGAGAACTTTCTCCAAGACCTTCTGTGGGGTGTGAACTATGACCGCCTCCCCAGGCGGCTCCACCCGCTGGAGATGCATTGCCCTGTCCCTGTGTGGAGGCAGGCAGTCTGTGACTTCCTGAGAAACAACCCCTCCCCGGACATGGAGGACCTGGTCCAGCTTGCTCACCTGGCCAACGTCATCCCTGACGCCCAGCTACAGCAGACTGGCAAACAGCTGTCACAAAG ATGCATGAAtctgtgtaaacttctgacctgtCCAGGTGTAGTACCTATCAACGACCTCCAGTCGGCGCTGCAGTGGCAGTATGAGTTTCTGAGAGCCAGCCACAGGGAAGGACCTGTGCCACACACTAACCTGGCCTCAGGTACTCTGCCTACAGCCTGTCTCAACATTCCAGATGTGACGTTTAGTCACAGTAGAACCTCTTGTTCCAGATCCGACTGCCACACTAAGGACAACATGCACAGCCACGGCTCTCTCTCCAACCTCAAGCACCATCAGGCCCCTCTGGGTACGTCTCCCTCCAGTGCCGTCTCTGGGGCGGTGTCTGCTGTGGGGAAGCCTCCCTCCCTCAGCTCCTTTGACTCTGGCTTTGATGGAGCAGGAAGCGGCCACATGGAGACTGGAGCTGTGCGAGAGGGATGGGAGGGGCTGTCCAGGGTACCAGGCACCAGGGACTCCTTCAGGCCCATCACCAGGCAGCCCCAGATCCACGAGGAGAACATCTCCAGCGTGTCTGACGTTGAGGACTGCAGGGAGGAGTTTGACTTTGGATCTGTGGGCAGCACCTCAAGGGCCAACATTCAGATCATCCCAAAGATAACTGTGGACTCGATGCATTTTGAGATCAAGCTGAAGCGTTCGGCTACCCTGCCCCATAATCCATGGCTCAGTCTGCCTGTGGAAGACCTTGAGAACTCCTACACGGTCACCATCACTCAGAACCCATCACAGTCACCACAGCTGCGTGACGTCAAGAGCCCAAACCCTTCAGAGTGCTCCCACCACAGCGACCAATTATCCAACTGGTCCAGAGACCAGCCCACACAGACGGAGGTACAAACCAACCCTCAGAGCAGAGGGGCACAGCCCAGCGACAGTATCCTACAGGCACAGGACAGCTTTGATGACTCGGAACTGAGTGCCATTCGGGATCCCCTTTCCAGCACCATCACAGATGCAAGAGATGGGCCCAACTACACTGCAGAGAGCAGCCCCACTCTACTCTGGGATACGTATGACTTTCACGACCCCAAACAGGACCGCTGTGAAAG GATAACCAGCTCCATGACTGAAGTCTCGTTAAATGACTGGGACCTGAAGGAGCAGGAGGGTCTCAGGAAGGTAGAGGAGATCTTGGACCGTGCAGCTGGAATACTAGAG GAGGAAGAGAATGTGATGGTACAGGAGCAGATGTTGGCTGTCCTTCTGAAGACTGAGCGCACGAGCAAACCGTGGGAATCATGGGGCAGTGAGGCGCAGGTAAGTGTG ATGTCCTCCAGTGACCTAAAGGCACATGGTGTCCTGAGCCTTGATGACAGTCTTGCCTCTGCAGACACTGATAACCAGAGTGAATGCAGGTCACCAGAGGCAACCAGTGAAACTGTGGCCTCAGAACACAGCATGGGCCACAATGGACGGCTGACGGAGACTGGGTTGACTGGTCTGATGTGCCCTCAAAGCAGCAGGGGAGAGTTGCTGAAGGAGCTGAGAGGACTGCACGTTCTGGATGAGCTCATCATGGAGGAGAGCCTCAAGATCCACCAGCTTCGACGGGCTGAGAAGCAGTGCCTTGATGAAAAGCCCACTCAATCAGTGGTTTCCCGAAGTACGAGCAAGGAGAGGCAGGAGTTTCTATTAGAactagagagggagaaaagggaaGTGGAGGGGATGGAAAATACCCTAGACAAAGAGATGACCAAAGAATGTCAACTCAAGAGGATGAGCAGAACCAGGAAAGTAGTGAAATGCTCAGTAATGGAAAGGACTTCTAAACTTAAAAACTTGGAGGACCGTGCACTCTGTGATAATCTTATATCAGACAATAGGAGCCAACACCACAACGTAAAGCACTTGCCATCCTTACCCCAAGACTCCATAAACCTGGATCCTAATGAATCCCTCAGTATTACTGCAACCCCATGTCCAGATTATGCCAAAACCCCTCTATCACAAACATGTGTTCAAAGTGTAAATGGTCAGTCCCCACATGGTGACGCTAATATATCCGGCTGTGGTGATGCAATGGTAGAAGTCGACACCCCCAGCTACTGTGATCTTACTGAGCAAAATTCACCACAAGATTTAACTCTACCACAAATCACTTCTGATCCCAATGAATCTATTGAAGAGGTTGGAATCCAAAGCCATGAGGGTACAGAGAAAGATTTTAGATCTGGGGAAGCTTTTCAAAGTTGCACACCAGAGACTACCTCCTTTATATGTGACATGTGCCCTGAACATGGAGCATTTGACCCAGGTGCTAATGCCAACAACCCCCCTGTGCCTAAACCAAGAAAGGCATCCGTTCCTGTGAATGATGAAGGTCAAGAACTCAAAATTCCAACTGAACCCATGTATAGAACTCACTGCCCTGATAGTGATTCAGACCCTAACCCTAGGCTCACACCTCAAGTTGCGCTCAATACTCATCCGAAGCCTAAAGAGCGAAACCTCAAACCTACAAACAGTTATCCTGTTCTGAGTCAAGATGTGAATAAACACAGAAGCGACAACAATGACAACCCCTTCGCCGATCAACAGGCATCCTTATGTAATAACCCTTTGGAGTTCCATGAACAGTCAACGCTAGGTGGCTGCTCTATGGGATCAACATTGACACTTGTTGACTCTGACTGTGTTCAGATAGAAATCCACTGCTCCCAGAAATCTGAGGATGTGTTATTAACACATTTGGGGTCTAATTCTGAAGAGCCATCTCGTATGTCTGCTGAAGTAACATCTGGATCATGTGAACCAAGCGGAGCTGATGAGTGGAGAGAAGTAGAGGTCTCTGATGGGTTTCAGAGGTGTGGTACTGCCAGGAGATCACCTGTCAATCAACCCAATCACCACATCCCCACCAGAGAC atgACCAATTTCAAGACCCCTATTGTGCTGGACACAGGGTCTGGTTTGATGAAAGCGGGGTTTGCAGATCAGGACCTCCCGAATACTATATTCCCAAATATTATTGGGCTGCCAAAATACGAG GAAATAATGAATGGCTACTTGGAACGGGAGAACTATATTGGACATGAGGCTCAACATATGAGAGGAGTCCTGGCACTGAAGTATCCCATGAAGAACGGAATTATACGCAACTGGGATGAAATGGAAAAG ATTTGGCACCACACATTCCAGCAGTTGCATGTGGAACCAGACGATCACCCTGTCCTACTGACCGAGGCAGCCATGAACCCACTGGAGAACCGTCAGCGCATGGTGGAACTCATGTTTGAGCGCTTCAATGTTCCACTCACCTACGTGGCCATGCAGGCGGTGCTGGCACTTTACGCAGCAGGGAGAACCACAG GTGTAGTGTTTGACTCTGGGGATGGAGTGAGCCATAGTGTGCCAGTGTTTGAGGGATACTGTCTACCACACGCAGTGCAGCGCTGCACCTTGGCTGGCCATGATGTTACAATGCACCTTAAAAAG CTTCTGCAGGAGCAGGGGTTCTGCATGCGCACTTCTGCCGAGATGGAGATTGTGAGGGAGATGAAGGAGAAATGCTGCCGGGTGTCCCAGGACTATGAATCTGAGCTAACCTGTGGAGGGTCGGCCAGCAGTGCGATGTATTACACCATGCCTGATGGACAAGTCGTCCACCTTGGCACAGAGCGGTTCAG GGCTCCTGAGATTCTGTTTAAGCCAGAGCTGATTGGACGAGACCATTACGGGATGCATGAGAGTATTTTCAAGTCTATCCTTAATTCAGACATTGACCTCCGGCGGAGTTTTTTGGGGAACATTGTCCTATCAG GTGGAAATACCCTGTTGGCTGGCCTGCCTGAGCGGCTTCAGAGTGAAATTAGAACCATGGTGCCTACAGATTTGGGGGAGTGTGTTCGGGTGACAAGCCCTAAGGACAGAGATTTCTCTGTATGGAGCGGAGGTGCAGTGCTGGCCAACTTGTCTTCCTTTGCCTCGGCCTGGATCAGCCAAGAGGAATATGAGGAATATGGCCCCCAGATTGTTTTCAGGAAGTGCTTCTGA